The following are from one region of the Mustela lutreola isolate mMusLut2 chromosome 7, mMusLut2.pri, whole genome shotgun sequence genome:
- the HEXA gene encoding beta-hexosaminidase subunit alpha, with protein sequence MAGSGLWFSLLLAAVLAGRAAALWPWPQYIQTSESHYAIFPHNFQFQYHVSSAAQPGCSVLDEAFQRYRDILFSSHSWQPPEPTRKQHAPEKNSLTILVVIPGCNQLPSLESVENYTLTINDDHCFLLSETVWGALRGLETFSQLVWRSPEGTFFINKTEIEDFPRFPHRGLLLDTSRHYLPLTSILDTLDVMAYNKLNVFHWHLVDDSSFPYDSFTFPEITRKGSYNPATHIYTAQDVKEVIEYARLRGIRVLAEFDTPGHTQSWGPGVPGLLTPCYSGSHPSGTFGPVNPILNSTYEFMSTFFLEVSSVFPDFYLHLGGDEVDFTCWKSNPDIQAFMKKQGFGNDFKQLESFYIQTLLNIVSAYGKGYVVWQEVFDNNVKVRPDTVIQVWREETPVHYMKEMELITKAGFRALLSAPWYLNHITYGPDWSEIYMVDPLEFKGSPQQKALVIGGEACMWGEYVDSTNLAPRLWPRGGAVAERLWSNELVTSLDFAFKRLTRFRCELLRRGVQAQPLNVGYCEQEFEQT encoded by the exons CTCGCCGGCCGGGCCGCGGCCCTGTGGCCCTGGCCCCAGTACATCCAGACCTCCGAGTCCCACTACGCCATCTTCCCGCACAACTTCCAGTTCCAGTACCACGTCAGCTCGGCTGCGCAACCGGGCTGCTCGGTCCTCGACGAGGCCTTCCAACGCTACCGCGACATCCTCTTCAGCTCCCACTCTTGGCAACCTCCTGAACCCACAA GAAAACAGCATGCACCAGAGAAGAATTCATTGACTATCCTTGTGGTCATTCCTGGATGTAACCAGCTTCCTTCTTTGGAGTCGGTGGAGAACT ACACCCTGACCATAAATGATGAtcactgtttcctcctctctgagaCCGTCTGGGGAGCTCTCCGAG GTCTGGAGACTTTTAGCCAGCTTGTTTGGAGATCTCCTGAGGGCACG TTCTTTATCAACAAAACCGAGATTGAAGACTTTCCCCGCTTCCCTCACCGGGGCTTGTTGTTGGATACGTCTCGCCATTACCTGCCACTGACTAGCATCCTGGACACACTG GACGTCATGGCGTACAATAAATTGAACGTGTTCCACTGGCATCTGGTCGATGACTCTTCTTTCCCATATGACAGCTTCACTTTTCCAGAGATCACCAGAAAG GGGTCCTACAATCCTGCCACCCATATCTACACAGCACAGGATGTGAAGGAGGTGATTGAATATGCACGCCTTCGGGGTATCCGTGTGTTGGCAGAGTTTGACACCCCTGGCCACACTCAGTCCTGGGGACCAG GTGTCCCTGGATTACTGACTCCTTGCTACTCTGGTTCTCATCCCTCTGGCACCTTTGGACCAGTGAATCCCATTCTCAACAGTACCTATGAATTCATGAGCACATTTTTCTTGGAGGTCAGCTCTGTCTTCCCGGATTTTTATCTTCACCTTGGAGGAGATGAGGTTGATTTCACCTGCTG GAAGTCCAACCCGGATATCCAGGCCTTTATGAAGAAGCAAGGCTTTGGTAATGACTTCAAGCAGCTGGAGTCCTTCTACATCCAGAc GCTGCTGAACATCGTCTCTGCCTATGGCAAGGGCTATGTGGTGTGGCAGGAGGTGTTTGATAATAATGTAAAG GTTCGGCCAGATACAGTCATTCAGGTATGGCGagaagagacaccagtacattaTATGAAGGAGATGGAGCTCATCACCAAAGCTGGCTTCCGTGCCCTGCTCTCTGCCCCCTGGTACCTGAATCACATAACTTATGGCCCGGACTGGAGTGAGATCTACATGGTGGACCCCTTGGAATTTAAAG GTAGCCCTCAGCAAAAGGCTCTAGTGATTGGCGGAGAGGCCTGTATGTGGGGAGAGTATGTGGACAGCACAAATCTGGCCCCCAGACTCTG GCCCAGAGGAGGGGCTGTTGCCGAGAGGCTGTGGAGCAATGAGTTGGTGACTAGCCTGGACTTCGCCTTTAAACGTTTGACGCGATTCCGCTGTGAGCTACTAAG GCGAGGTGTCCAAGCCCAGCCCCTCAATGTAGGCTACTGTGAACAGGAGTTTGAACAGACCTGA